The proteins below come from a single Mesobacillus jeotgali genomic window:
- a CDS encoding nitroreductase family protein, which produces MFITDIGVIVLELNDVIHGHRSIREYEDREVSQDLLDRILEAGIRASSSGNMQTYSIIVTKDKELKKKLYSAHMEQSMVVDAPVLLTFCADFNRMRKWLELNDAPVHFDNYMSFMIGAIDAALAAQNCALAAENEGLGICYMGSTLANCDQIGELLNLPPNVVPVVGYSLGYPAENPAPRDRLPMHGLVHYDQYRDYSDEDILEIYKDRNEKGWNRYMAVPKLKEMTEQLGLKNLAQIYTIAKYTKESHQEFSQTVLKYLERQNFMNNE; this is translated from the coding sequence TTGTTTATAACCGATATAGGAGTGATTGTCTTGGAATTGAATGATGTGATTCACGGGCACCGATCGATTCGAGAATATGAAGATCGGGAAGTTAGTCAAGATCTGCTCGACAGAATTTTAGAGGCGGGTATTCGGGCCTCTTCAAGCGGCAATATGCAAACCTATTCGATCATCGTCACGAAAGACAAAGAACTTAAGAAAAAGTTATACAGTGCCCATATGGAGCAATCGATGGTGGTTGATGCGCCTGTCCTTTTAACATTTTGTGCTGATTTTAATAGAATGAGGAAATGGCTTGAACTTAACGATGCACCTGTACATTTTGATAATTATATGAGCTTTATGATCGGGGCGATTGATGCAGCTTTGGCCGCACAGAACTGCGCTTTAGCAGCTGAAAATGAGGGGCTGGGCATTTGTTATATGGGCTCTACGCTTGCGAATTGTGATCAAATTGGTGAACTGCTGAACTTACCGCCCAATGTCGTCCCCGTTGTTGGCTATTCATTAGGGTATCCGGCAGAAAACCCTGCCCCGCGTGACCGGCTGCCAATGCATGGACTTGTTCACTATGATCAGTACCGTGATTATTCGGATGAAGACATTCTGGAAATCTACAAAGATCGAAACGAAAAAGGATGGAACCGCTACATGGCCGTCCCAAAACTTAAAGAAATGACCGAGCAATTGGGATTAAAGAATCTTGCTCAAATTTACACGATAGCCAAGTATACGAAGGAGTCGCATCAGGAATTTTCGCAAACAGTGCTGAAGTATCTGGAGAGACAAAACTTTATGAATAATGAATAG